Proteins encoded together in one Chroicocephalus ridibundus chromosome 13, bChrRid1.1, whole genome shotgun sequence window:
- the LOC134522938 gene encoding sodium-dependent serotonin transporter-like, producing the protein MAEQPCPPPAASPPRQDTVPQMGPTAGPAPPGPQTHPRDKWSKKMDFLLSVIGFAVDLGNVWRFPYICYQNGGGAFLIPYTLMAVFGGVPLFYMELALGQFHRTGAIPIWKRICPIFKGIGFAICIIGLYVSFYYNTIIAWALYYFYSSFSGTLPWASCDNPWNTPDCTNYFGRSNVTWTNFSRSPAEEFYTRKVLEIQKSGGLYDIGGIHWQLLLCLFLIFTIVYFSLWKGVKTSGKVVWVTATLPYVVLLVLLVRGATLPGAWRGVVFYLRPDWGKLLSTAVWVDAAAQIFFSLGPGFGVLLALASYNHFHNNCYRDALVTSAVNCLTSFLSGFVIFTVLGYMAEMRDVEVEDVARDKGPSLLFITYPEAIANMVGSTFFAIIFFLMMITLGLDSTFGGLEAVITAVMDEYPQVLAGRRELFVLGLITVCFLGSLSTLTYGGAYVVKLLEEFGAGCSILAVVLLETIAVSWFYGIQRFSHDVKAMLGFTPGVFWKVCWVAISPALLAFIVISSLLDQPPLTLFDYQYPEWSISVGYLIGASSFICIPFYMVYKLVWTPGSLKQRLAVCIRPEKTTRDPQAEAVCMSPVL; encoded by the exons AtggcagagcagccctgcccgccgcccgccgccagcccTCCCCGGCAGGACACGGTCCCccagatgggtcccacggccggccccgcacccccgggaccccaaacccaccccaggGACAAGTGGAGCAAAAAAATGGATTTCCTCCTCTCAGTCATCGGATTCGCTGTGGATCTGGGCAACGTCTGGAGGTTCCCTTACATCTGCTACCAAAACGGAGGGG GAGCCTTTCTCATCCCATACACACTGATGGCTGTTTTCGGAGGGGTGCCTCTCTTCTACATGGAGCTGGCCCTGGGGCAGTTCCACAGAACGGGCGCCATCCCCATCTGGAAGCGCATCTGCCCCATCTTTAAAG gcATCGGCTTTGCCATCTGCATCATCGGCCTGTACGTCTCCTTCTACTACAACACCATCATCGCCTGGGCTCTCTATTACTTCTACTCGTCCTTCTCGGGCACCCTGCCCTGGGCGAGCTGCGACAACCCCTGGAACACGCCCGACTGCACCAACTACTTCGGGAGAAGCAACGTGACCTGGACCAACTTCTCCAGGTCCCCCGCCGAAGAGTTTTATAC GAGGAAGGTCCTGGAGATACAAAAATCCGGAGGGCTGTACGACATCGGGGGGATCCActggcagctgctcctctgcctcttcctcatcttcaccaTCGTCTACTTCAGCCTGTGGAAAGGGGTGAAAACCTCTGGGAAG GTGGTGTGGGTGACGGCCACGCTGCCCTACGTCGTCCTCCTCGTCCTGCTGGTCCGGGGGGCCACCCTGCCCGGCGCCTGGAGAGGGGTTGTCTTCTACCTGCGCCCGGACTGGGGCAAGCTCCTGAGCACCGCG GTTTGGGTTGATGCTGCTGCACAGATTTTCTTCTCCTTGGGCCCTGGATTCGGTGTCCTCCTTGCTCTGGCCAGTTACAACCATTTCCACAACAACTGCTACCG GGACGCGCTTGTCACCAGCGCGGTGAACTGCCTCACCAGCTTCCTCTCGGGCTTCGTCATCTTCACCGTGCTGGGCTACATGGCTGAGATGAGGGACGTGGAGGTGGAGGATGTCGCGAGAGATAAAG GGCCGAGCCTCCTTTTTATCACCTACCCTGAAGCAATCGCCAACATGGTGGGATCCACTTTCTTTGCCATCATATTCTTCCTGATGATGATAACGCTGGGGCTGGACAGCACG TTTGGGGGCTTGGAGGCCGTGATCACGGCCGTGATGGACGAGTACCCCCAGGTGCTGGCCGGGCGACGGGAGCTCTTCGTCCTCGGCCTCATCACAGTCTGTTTCCTGGGCTCCCTGAGCACCCTCACCTAC GGGGGAGCCTACGTGGTGAAGCTGCTGGAGGAGTTCGGTGCTGGGTGCTCAATCCTGGCAGTGGTGCTACTGGAAACGATAGCTGTCTCCTGGTTTTACG GGATACAGAGGTTCTCCCACGACGTGAAAGCCATGCTCGGCTTCACCCCGGGGGTGTTCTGGAAGGTGTGCTGGGTGGCCATCAGCCCTGCCTTGTTAGCC TTCATAGTCATCAGCTCCCTCCTGGACCAGCCGCCTCTGACGCTCTTCGACTATCAGTACCCCGAGTGGAGCATCTCCGTGGGGTACCTCATAGGAGCATCGTCCTTCATCTGCATCCCCTTCTACATGGTGTACAAGCTTGTCTGGACGCCGGGCTCTCTCAAGCAG CGCCTCGCCGTCTGCATTCGGCCGGAGAAGACCACACGAGACCCCCAAGCAGAGGCGGTGTGCATGTCACCCGTCCTGTAG
- the C13H12orf76 gene encoding uncharacterized protein C12orf76 homolog, protein MALSALRGWAMAAVALLAPGAAERSRPYAVLQKQNLVLLGSILSALLLTIILMAVCVYKPVRRR, encoded by the exons ATGGCGCTGTCggcgctgcggggctgggccATGGCGGCCGTGGCCCTGCTGGCCCCGGGCGCGGCGGAGCGCAGCCGGCCCTACGCCgtgctgcagaagcagaacctgg TGCTGCTGGGCAGCATCCTCAGCGCCCTGCTCCTCACCATCATCCTCATGGCCGTCTGCGTCTACAAGCCCGTCCGGCGGCGGTAG